GTAGGTGGGGGGTGAAGTGCGGTGCACGAAACAGCGGGTGCGGAGGTGAGGTGGGCTATCAATTTGGGTGGGCGGGGGAAaaggaggggaggggaagcgAGGCGAGCGTTGGGTTGGGTTGGTGCCCGACGGGgacgcggcggggcagggggtgGGGATGGAGCCGTGAAGAAGCCAAGCGCGTGCGCCGTGCGGTGCGGGCGCGCGAGGCGAGGACGGGGGCGTCGGGTTGGGGGGAGTTCGGTGAGGGAGTGGGGGCGGGACGCCGAATCCGCGGCAGCGGGGCGCGAGGACTGggtcggcggcgcggcgaggggtCGGACTGGACCGGGCCGCGGGTCGCCGTGGGGTTTCTTGATTTCTTCCGCGTTCGGTGACGGCGTGTCGTTTCTAGTGTACGGTATTTTAGGGAGTTTTTTTTAAGGAATTTGTTTAGGGAGTTTTGGTGGTGGTGTCGTGTGTTCCTTCACGTTTTCAATGATTGAGTGAGAGGCAGCTGCCGGCGTCGGCGGGTGCTCGGTTTGCGCCAACTGCGTTTGACTTCCGAGCTAGCGTCGGTTCAGGCGCTTTTTATTTCCAGAAGAAGACCAAGAGCGCATGTCTGGAGGGAGCGATTTTGATCATATTCAAGGGGATATTGTTCGAATTCCATTGAAATTTAGCTGAATACAAATCATGCACGATCAGGGCCCCCACGCAAAATTAGTTGGCGCCTTGGTGGCCGACTCGTATGTTTAGGAAATTTGCAAGCATCTTTTCCTTGTTCAGGTGAATCTGAACTGCAGTTGTTATGCTTATTCCGTTAGTCATACAGACAGAAAGTAGAAGCGCGAAAGTTAGTTCATTCCCAGGCTCTATTGTTGAATAAAATCCTCAGAGGATCGTCGTTCAAAAAAAGGTATTTCGGGTCTTAGATTATCAAGGCAGTTTTAGCAGATACAGATTTTGCAGTGCCCCCAACATATACAAGACATCCACTGATCCACGGCCCCATTCACACACAACAAATCAAGGAGCCATGCCCAGGACAACGCCCCATGCTGGTCCAAGATTCTTCATGCGCTGATATATGACAGAACCACGTCATTTCAGTTGTTAGCCAAAATTAATAAATACTCATCGGAGAAACAATGAGTGTAGATGTATAGCATGGATCACCTTTTAGTCGACTTTACATGACCAACGTTCCATGAAAGCTTAAGCAATTGCTCTCCCATTCTTACGAATACAGTTGTACAACAATGGTGAGGCGTGGATGGCAACGAAGGCCCCTCAGGACCTTGACCACAATGATTCATGTAGCCTGACAATTGCAACACTACGGAAGGCATAGGCATCTATCGGTGCCTGACTCATCCCCCGTTCCTGTGCAAGACCAAAGTCATCTTCCAACCGGTTCACTCATATGGGTTCCTGAAGTTCTTGAGAAGTTCAGGAATGTCATATCCAAGCATATCATCCACTGCCTGTATCATCTTGGGCTTGACTTTCTCAAACTTGTCGAAGCTATACCCGCTCAAGACCTCTTTGAAGTGCTCCACATAAGGGAAATCCCCTGCCGGGAGATGGTATTCCCGTTGCACCTGTTCCACCAGACAGCAGTTGTTTGTTCAGACCATAAAAATTACATGGAACGGAGATGTAAGGAAATGCTTCACATGCATCCAGTATAAGAAAGATTAATAATTGTGTAACTGAAATGAAACTGGAAGGGTCCAGAATTCACACTATCAGCAAAACCCAATCAGCTCTTACTGTCACTATTTTAGAATGTGCAAAATTAGTAAAATAACTAAAATTTAAGGTGCAAGCTGGTTAGGCAGAACGACATGGCATAAGGCAACATACCCAGTAAAGCCACCCAAAAAAAAAAGGTGTGGTAACAGGACATCTGACAGACTTCCATCCTAACATAGGCAAGGATCTCTGAGGCTTTTTAATCTACAATGGTCCTAGATCGACTTGAGAAGTTAAGAACCCCAAACTACATACCTTCGCAAACTCATCCTGCAAATTGTCTATGAGTCGTTGTTGGGCTTTCGCTTTGCCCATCATTGTAGGCATCTCCTTCTTTAGATGGCCAATTATATAAGCATGGATCTTGGCAGCTCTAGCACGTTTAACAAACTCATTGATCTGCAATAACAGAATAGAAATATTAATATGTGAAAATCAGGACTGGAAATACATATGCAAGAAAACAAAAACTTACTCGACGATCACAGGCTTTCTTGGGGATATCTTTGAGATCAGAAAGGAGATCATCTTGCTCTCTCTCAAATAGTTCCTTTCCAAGTGGACCAACAGCTGATTCATTTACTGGTTTGTCATTGAATGATCTACAAGCAAACTTGGAGGTCACTTGAATGATTTGCATGTATTTGAACGATCCATGGTCATTACCAGAACAAGATTCAGATATACTATGGTAAATCAAATACATCAATGGAACTTCTAGACTCTAGTAGTAATCCTGAAACTACAGTTTGGAAATCTTATGCAACCTGTTATAAACTATCAAAGAGTGAAACAAAGAAGAACAAGGTATCAAAATATCAAAGAGTGAAACAAAGAAGAACAAGGTATCAGAAGTTACCCAATATAAACACGCGAAACCTCGGGTGTATTCAATACTTTCCCGAGAGACCACATCAATGCACCATAAACTCTCATAAGCTGCATGTCAATAAGAAAAAACGTAAATAAATACAGCAAAACAAAGCAAAATGCAACATCACGAGTAAGACACAAAACAACCATGGTTAATACCTGTTGAGTGTCTACTTGATCTGCCTTGTTCAAAACAACACGTATTTTATCATCATGCCCACGTAAAGATCCGATGACACGTTTGAACTCATCGCTGATATCAAGCTTATGAGGATCAAACAGAAGAAGAATAAGATCACACTTCGCAGCAAACCATGATGTCACACCAGTGAAATCATAGCTACGTTGTGTGCGTTGCTTTTCACCAGAAAGAACACCAGGTGTGTCGACAAATGTGATATGCTCTAGCAGCTTCAAGGTAAATGTTTGGTATCAGTATCTAGATTACATGCCTTTTAGGCTTTCACATGCAACAGAATTAAATCTTACTGGATGTCGCATCTGAGAGCACTCAAACTTGGACAAAAATGCAGTCCCAAATGTTGTAAGACCACTAAAAGGCATGTCGGCTTGAACAGCAATAGTATTCCCAGGAATAGTCCTTTCATCAGATCCTGACTGGCAAAGCATACAAAGGTTAACTGGTGCAACAAAAGGGGGAAGTACAAAAACACATGCTGTTGTAATAGCTGGGCGCACAGGCAATTCATGTTGTATACTCAGGGTTGTCctaagttttttttttgagattaGGGTTGTCCTAAGTTGAAAAAACTAAAAGTGGTCGAAGATTTCAAAACAGGTGCTTAGCCTCTATTACAAACTCCACAGGCAAGAATTTGCATATAATATAGGGATGATGAGTTTAAACTTAATATTGATTGGTGGTATGTGTATAATGCCTCGTTTGCATTAGCTAACATTCCCAATGGGCCTTAGGAATCAGAAACAATCATAATACCATTCCAAACATATAATTGCAGCTCATTATTTCAGAGAAAAGGGTAGAGGCTGCTAATCACCACACAACAGCATAAACCAGATAGTTGACAGTGTTTCCACGAATCACAAACAAACAGATCCCAAAAAAATGGCAGACTGAAATTTTTTAATGCCCCATAGCACATAAGGAAATTTTGCATGGACATTAGCGCAATGTTTCTTCTGTAACATTTCTACCAAACAGATATTCTAGATCAGTTTATACCCTTCACATCCTCTTTACTATGAATAAACTCTTTACATGCTCTTGAGGATTTTACAAATTATATCCGAAAAAAACTGTGGCAGTATTCAAACTTTCAAAGGTATAAAGTTGATACTCCTATATGCGCCATTTTCTATCAGTTAAGTGATTATATGATCTGGGAAGCCAGCATCTTAGAAGGAATCCCGCAGATAACTAAAGGATGTATCTTTCCTATCCAAAGTTTTGAGAAAAAGCTGGACTGCTTCAAATCAGTAATTCATCAACTCTAGAGCAGCACAAACTTAAGCATATGATGACAATTTATCAGAATTGAAGTTAGAAATAAAGGGTTGTATCATGTCCATATCAAAATGCAATATAATTCTCCATTTTTCTTTTCTAGTAAACTTCCTTCACAAATCATAATCAGAAGTTTACATCATCTGATGCACCTATTATACCTACAAAGAGATATCCTAAGTTTTGCTCAGTTTACCATGACTACGACAAATCTGTCTGTTGTTGGCTCTGGTCCAATATGGGCACCTGAAAGTGCAGGAGATAAACTGTCAGACTGCATGTTACTGGGAAACTATAGAAGGTACATCTGGCAGATATAGAAACCTGGATAGCTTGTTCTTAGCAGATGCTTGATAAAAGTTGTTTTACCAGTAGAGTATTGACCTAAGAGCATAACCATTGGCTTTGCATCAAAATCACTACTCGTCTGCAGAAAAAAAATGACATTAACTAAATAAAAAGGACTTATTTTGAACAAAATgacaaggaaaaaaaaagataataATGACATAAAAAGACACAGGAAAGTAGTCATTCATGTCTCATACAGTATTTTGAAACTGGGAATACAAGTATGTACCAGCAAAGGGGAAACGAAATCATTGAATTTGTATGTAACTTCCAAAGGCTTCAGCTTTTCGATGTATAATTTTTTCAAGCCATCAATGACAGAAGTAACAGCAGTCAGCGGTATCTGTTAATATATAACACCGTAAAAGAAAATATTAGCAATAATGATATATGTGTCATTAAAGAAATTAGGGTCAATTAGCATCAATTATTCGAACATTTCAGCAAACAGATATCCGTGTTAATATTTCACAATAAAAACACAATTACTTGCTGTCTTAAATAAAACTCGCTTGACTGTGGGCTTCTCTTTAGCCAATTTATATGTATCATATTGCATACAGGATATAATTAAAATAAATAGGTAAGTGGCCACAGAAGAGAACCAGAGATCATAAGCTTTTCCCTTTGGTACAGATGATAACTACACAAGCTAAACGACTCAACTTGCTGCCTTTTAACTTTGTTAGCTCGAAAGGACAACTGCTGAAAATATGAACACGTGCCCACACTACCATAGTTGTActagtattttttttttcaaaacttCCTTTGGTGCTGGTTCAATAACAGATGGAATGCAATATTTATTCGCAAGAGCTAATATCCTAGGAGCATAGAGAAGTCATAGAAAAATTCTGAAGATAACATGAGTATTACCTTCTTTGATGACTTTGAGCTGAACCATTTGTTTGAAGGTGATTGTTCCTGAGGATATCCTGCATCGACATAAAAGGTTTGTGTCAGATTTCTTGCAAGCATGAATTTCCTATTAAAGAGGAGCATTACTTACCATCCAGTTCTGGATCAACCCGCTTCACCACATGCTTTGATTTCTGAAAAACAATTACTTCATATAGTGACATTGGGATAAATCACAACATTGATAAAGAAACAACTGTGAGGATATAATACATTACCGCAAGTAGAGCATCCAAACCTTCCATCACAGGTGGATTCAAACTGCCTAAATCTGTCAGATATAACCTCAAAGTGGTTAGCTCAAATAGATGAATAAACATATGTTATCAAATAGGCATGATTTGGAGGCTAGTAACAACCATCGCGCTTAAGGCTATCTTGAGTGATCTCATTCCCTGCTTGAGCCAGAGAGACTAGCTGCCAATTGATAACAAGCCCATTACTGATGAACAACAAACCAAATCGCCTGGCAGAAACAGAGAGCACAAGAGCATCGAATAGACTAGGCAAACCTGCATTGCCGCGACAAATTCGGGGAAACCCAGGTACCCCTGCCGTCTGGAGTCCGCGATAGCCCATACCTTAATCGCAACACAGTTTCGACGAAAATGGCACATGagggaaaaaaaatcaaatgCTCCGCCAGCAAGACAGACAAAacaggaggggggggggtgttcACAGCGAGAGGCCGCACCTGCTTGAGGTCGGGGCGGGAGAGCTTGGACATGCCGAAGAACTTGATGGCGTCGGGGCCCGTGATGCGGCCATCCCCATCTGCAACACCGCCGGTTAGACCACGCCACCACCCAGGCGAGCAACAGTGAGAGCGGGGGATTGGGGATCGGAGGGGAGAAGAGCAGGGGGGGTGGATCGGACCTGAGTCCGCAAGCGCGAACCACTCCTGGTAGAGCTTCTGGTGCTCCTTGGAGCAGCCGCTCACGGGGTACTGCCCGATCTCCATGGCCGGGAGGCGGTCGCCGCGCCCCCTCCGCGTCCGCCGCGCCTCCGCTTTACCGCCGGGAAAAGCAAAACCCTACGACGTGGGCGCACTGTGTGGAAACAGCGGCGTTTTCAAATGGGCTTTTAGTTGAGCTGGAGGCTGGAGGGGGTGCCTCCTCTGGAAGTCTGGAGTTTGGCTCGAACCCACGCAAGCTTGGCTGCTCTGCTGCCCAACGCGATGAGCGTTGACGCGGCCGTGCGAGCTCGTGGcgcggtggccggtggggaTAAGTGGGAGTGGACCGGATCCTACGTGGATGATATTTCTCCGAGGACCGATTTGGGCATGCTACCGATTTCAGTGATGTGGCTCCAAACTGATATTGGCCgtgtttggcacagctgaaacttaTTGAGAAGCCAGCTCGTGGCTAGCTGGCCAGAAAAGCAGCTGGTTaaagaagcagctggtcacGGCCCTatttggcacagctgaaacttgtTCATAAATTATTAACAATTAATAGAGTGTAATTAGACAAATAATTAGGCCGGCGCGGGgccggaggccggcgcgggagcggagggccggcggggggcggcgcgggggcggagggccggcggggggcggcgcgggggcggaggccgcgcggggagcggaggcagaggcggcgtggtggcggaggcagaggcggcgcggggagctgaggcggaggccggcgcgggagcggagggccggcggggggcggcgcgggggcggaggccgcgcggggagcggaggcagaggcggcgcggggagctgaggcggaggcggcgcgggggggaggcgggggccggcgcggggggggggaggcggaggccggcgcggggccggaggccgaggcggcgcggggggaggcggaggccggcgcgggggcggaggaggccggcgcgggagcggagggccggcggggggcggcgtcgcgggggccggcgtggggcggcgctgggcggagctgggcggcgccgcgggggccggcgcgcggggcggcgccgcgggggccggcggggggcggcgctgggcggagctgggcggcgtcgcgggggccggcgcggggggcggcgccgggggtcACCGGCCCATTGGGGATCGGGTGGAGAGGATAAGCAGAGAAGAAGCCGGTCCGGTGCGGCTGCTGGAGGAAGCGTCTTTTCTCTCGGGCCGTCCACAAGCGCTGCTCGCGGAAGCTGGGCAGAAGCGCACCGTTTGGCCAGAAGCCAGCTGGAAATTATCCAGAAGCACCTCCAGAAGCAGCGCCAAACAGGGCCATTGGCTCTATTTGTTTCAGCTTATGACTGATTTTGAAGGTTCGATTTTAAAAAATCCAAAACTTAGATGACTCTGAGAATCTATAATCAACTGGATTCTCGATTCTCGATTTTAGGAATCATTTGACTTCTGGAATTTTTAAAATCGAGCCTTCAAAAATTATCCAAAAGCTGAAACAAATAGGGCCATTGTAATAGGCATGCCGTCGGAAGAAAACACTAATTCGAAatcagccacctctatttcaaCATCATTAAGTTGATTTGTTAACCCCCGGCATATATGAGATACAATGACATTGAATGCACTCCTTCCTTTTCAAAATAAGTACATTTTTAGTTTTGATTTAAATCAAACTAAATTTAATCAAAATTTTAGACACTATATATATCAAAATTTCTCAAAGTATGCATATTTAGTGTCGGAAATGTTGATCATCTTCttgataaatttgatcaaactttcaCCTATTTTAAGTCAAAACTAGTCAGCAAAAATTTATGCTTTATTTTGATAAAATAATATTGCCATCCTTCTTATGTGTTTAGTTAGGAGTCAACATGGTAGAGGATGTGAATTGCCTAGCGGTAAGGAACCATGTGCCACTTCACATTTCACCGTGCCAAATTTAAAGAAACAACATTATTTATTACCCTCTTTGCTTCCTACCGACAAGTTGTTCTTGTGATATCTTGTTGTAAATTGTGATCCTATGCTATCAAATGGTTCAGTGTAGACGAGGTGTCTATTCATCGTCTTCTGCGAATTACAGTGATTTCATCGCAGCGTGCCCGCGGCTGCTGCTCCCCCGCCTCCCAAGGCTTCaacgcctccgccgccgccctccaccaTCGCCACCGCTAATCACCACCGATCCGAGCTCCCCCGCCTGGTCCCTGACCCACCGGATATCAAGCCGCCGACCACCACCACCCGCAACCCGCCACCCCCGCCGGTCTTCCCTTCCAACCCCCTCCAACTCTTCTAaggccgccggtgaccaccgccCTCGCGGCAACCCAGCCCTTCCGAAGTCCGGCCACCGCGGCTCACCAGGGAAGAAGCATAGTAGCGGTAGCGCTGCAGTTGCGCCTTCTGCGACACCGCGCATCGCACCCACACGCaataagggcctgtttggatccaacggaaagagaaagagcaaaacttttactcttttgcactttttttgcacttttggatccaaacaccccaaagtgcaaaagggcaaatgctaccgtaattttgctaattatggattaattaagcttaataaattcgtctcgtcatttagtcctcatctatgtaattagttttttaattaaactatatttaatacttctaattagcgtccaaacatctgatgtgacaggagcaaaaattttaccatttgatcttttaccatttgcccttggatccaaacatagCCTAAATAGACTCCGCGGTGTAGGCTACCGGGAGGCGGGAAGGCATCGGGCACCCGATTCGAGGATGGATGAGTGGATCCATGGCCGCGCGCCCCACAGTTAGAGAATGAGGGGCAAATTGCATGAAGATTTCTGGTATCATATCATTCATATAGAAACTCACCGATAATATGGAAACTACAGCACGGCCATAAACTTTCGTGTAGAAATATTCCGCAAATTAGGTTGCTCCCAGACGCACACCCATAACTGTCTGAAGCACATCACGGTTCAGAAAGCAACGGCTATACAAGAGTAACATTTATACTAAAGAAGAAAACACTTCAGCTCTTCTGGGGTCCCTCCAGTTCTTTCCTCAGCTGCTGCGAGAAATCATCATTAACGTCATCGTCATCCCAGTCGTCCTCCCACTGCTGGACGGCTTCATTGCTTTCTTCCTTGTCGTCCCATTCTGCATGATAGGAACGTGTGAGTAACAAAGCATTCAAACCACTGGCCTAGTGGCTAGGAAACTCAGTTCATTACAGTTATTTGTCACATAAAAAATCATCCAAAAGCAGGTCATGTCAGGTTAGATTGATTCTAGTGCATCATATTTACCGCTGTTTGCAGTGTCGGCGTGCAATGACTAACAGCAAAGCTCATTTAACCTATCCATTAGCATCAGTCCTATTGTCCATCTATCTGTGCTGCCTCTCGTTCCGCCATTGTCTATTGAGACTGCAACAACAGAAGTGGTGGCAACATGGATAGATGGCGGCAGAAACCATCGAGGCATGGACGATGGTCAAATCTGATGCCAAGTTGTTGTAAATCAATTTCACAACTGAGGTAACAACCATCTTACACAGTAACAGGTTAGATGGCTTGATGGCTGATCCTGGAGGTAGAAAGCACTATATGGAGGGGTTATAAATAGGTAATAGACTCAGAGATAGATCAGAAGGGGGCTTTGTATATTGAAAGCTAGATAAACCTGATAACACATTGCACAATAAATAGCCATGCACATAACCGACCTAATACTAACCTGTACGGCTAATCTAGTTCAACTAACAAAACGAGCTAAGCATCAATTGCAACAAACAAGGATACTGCCTAGTCTTCCCCCATTCACATGTTTGCAATAGTTGCTATACACCTTTTCATAAACATGAACAGTGAAAGCGGCACAGAGATATTATTGAAAAATAAAAACTTTTACCATGGTGGCCCAAAATTTAATCATGTCAGCTAAGCATCCATTGTACTAACAAATGCCGTCCCTCTTCTTTAATATTCAGAGGTTTGTCATACCAAATATATAGCTTTTGGAAAACCCATCAATGAGAGAAAATCTGTAATAGCAATATGTTTACCACTGTAAACCAAAATGTAATCATATCATCAGTTTAACAATGTATTTACCAAGGTTGCCCATGATGTGATAACTCCAAAGCAAATGCAGCCGCAAGCAAGAGCACACCCAAAGTCATACCACAACCAAATGATAAAGTGGTGAAAGCAAATTCAAGCGTCAAGCTAACTTCCAGAGAGTACCTATCTTTACTAACCATACAAAATAGTAACTAAGTAGAAAATATGTGGATTCCATCTTTATTGGCTAACAACTAAGAAAGAAGAAAATCAGCATTTCCCATGCTAGAAAAACCTTCCTAAGAAAATTTAGAAGAAACATACAGAACAGTTAAGCGACAATGAATTATATAATTAATTCTGTGAGTGAGAAAGCAAAAGGAAAATGATACTAACTGATCGTGTGAAACAATATAATTTACTTACTGCATGATAATATAAGTATATGACAGTGTCGTTAGTCACATAGAAAAATAACACCGAATAACGAAAAGTGGAAACTGTTTTGTTTGTTAGCCAGTGAATCAATAATCAAGTACATGCACAAATCAAACCATAAGTTTTGATAGAGGCAAAGCTCTTGCAGAATAACTAGAAAATGGCACACAGTTATTTATAATCACCACATCTCTTCTTCCCAAATCAGAATTCTCATTGCCATTTAGAGCAGTTCAATTTTACTTAGACCCAAGGAAGCTAAGAGAACAATTTTCATCATGAAACAATAGATAGAGCAATTTTCCCCTAATTGATTGCGCTCTGATTTCAAAGCTAGCCTGACCATTGCAGTACATTAAAAAAAATCACAATTGTATGTAACACAAACTGAAAGTTCTAGTATCATGGATTCGTTGAGTAGAATAGTACATAATTCCCTTTTGCTTTATTCAATCAAACAATACTAGAAAAATGGCTAGGGTTATTTCTAACGCCACACCTCTTCTTCCCAAATCAGAATAGGCATTTGCCGCCATATAGAGTAGTTCAATTTTACTTAGCCCGGAGGTCAGT
The genomic region above belongs to Panicum hallii strain FIL2 chromosome 4, PHallii_v3.1, whole genome shotgun sequence and contains:
- the LOC112889333 gene encoding EH domain-containing protein 1-like; the protein is MEIGQYPVSGCSKEHQKLYQEWFALADSDGDGRITGPDAIKFFGMSKLSRPDLKQVWAIADSRRQGYLGFPEFVAAMQLVSLAQAGNEITQDSLKRDDLGSLNPPVMEGLDALLAKSKHVVKRVDPELDGYPQEQSPSNKWFSSKSSKKIPLTAVTSVIDGLKKLYIEKLKPLEVTYKFNDFVSPLLTSSDFDAKPMVMLLGQYSTGKTTFIKHLLRTSYPGAHIGPEPTTDRFVVVMSGSDERTIPGNTIAVQADMPFSGLTTFGTAFLSKFECSQMRHPLLEHITFVDTPGVLSGEKQRTQRSYDFTGVTSWFAAKCDLILLLFDPHKLDISDEFKRVIGSLRGHDDKIRVVLNKADQVDTQQLMRVYGALMWSLGKVLNTPEVSRVYIGSFNDKPVNESAVGPLGKELFEREQDDLLSDLKDIPKKACDRRINEFVKRARAAKIHAYIIGHLKKEMPTMMGKAKAQQRLIDNLQDEFAKVQREYHLPAGDFPYVEHFKEVLSGYSFDKFEKVKPKMIQAVDDMLGYDIPELLKNFRNPYE
- the LOC112891160 gene encoding protein DELETION OF SUV3 SUPPRESSOR 1(I)-like — translated: MATAPAPADPKAEAAKMDLLEDDDEFEEFEIDQEWDDKEESNEAVQQWEDDWDDDDVNDDFSQQLRKELEGPQKS